In the genome of Euleptes europaea isolate rEulEur1 chromosome 7, rEulEur1.hap1, whole genome shotgun sequence, one region contains:
- the SLC30A1 gene encoding proton-coupled zinc antiporter SLC30A1, with protein sequence MGVEAAGEPPAPGRQRHHDRDRDHLPRRRRECRRVRLLCMLALTFFFFVVEVVVSRVTASLAMLSDSFHMLSDVMALVVALVAVRFAQRTRATKKNTFGWVRAEVMGALVNAVFLTALCFTILLEAIERFTEPHEIQQPLVVIGVGAAGLLVNLLGLCLFHQHGGSGHGHSHGGSSRRGKASAGDLLKEETNTLVENCSSSNGLSLEKLGDMAKDSQVDLHPNGHISNRSLDMDVDIDHSAQLNMRGVFLHVLGDALGSVIVVVNALIFYAYWSPCPKDELCVNPCIHDHCSENITRISSRMNMNATDIETVYEAGPCWVLYLDPSLCLIMVCILLYTTYPLLKESALILLQTVPKQIDIRSLNEKLRKLDGVEAVHELHVWQLAGSRIIGTAHIKCQDPESYMKVAKQIKEIFHDEGIHATTVQPEFTIVGSEEGVGKCEFPCRTQCALKQCCGAVEKPAQKKTEKSPAISISCSGIVIDSPHHETRRTKSECIPSVKLEAEPDPNKQFESSL encoded by the exons ATGGGCGTGGAGGCGGCGGGGGAGCCGCCGGCCCCGGGCCGCCAGCGCCACCACGACCGCGACCGCGACCACCTCCCCCGGCGGCGGCGCGAGTGCCGGCGCGTGCGGCTGCTGTGCATGCTGGCGCtgaccttcttcttcttcgtggtggaggtggtggtgagcCGCGTGACGGCCTCGCTGGCCATGCTCTCCGACTCCTTCCACATGCTGTCGGACGTGATGGCGCTGGTGGTGGCGCTGGTGGCCGTGCGCTTCGCCCAGCGCACCCGCGCCACCAAGAAGAACACCTTCGGCTGGGTGCGCGCCGAGGTGATGGGCGCCCTGGTCAACGCCGTCTTCCTCACCGCCCTCTGCTTCACCATCCTGCTGGAGGCCATCGAGCGCTTCACGGAGCCCCACGAGATCCAGCAGCCCCTGGTGGTCATCGGCGTCGGCGCCGCCGGGCTGCTGGTCAACCTCCTGGGGCTCTGCCTCTTCCACCAGCACGGCGGCTCCGGCCACGGCCACTCGCACGGGGGGAGCAGCCGGCGGGGCAAGGCGTCGGCGGGGGACCTGCTCAAGGAGGAGACCAACACGCTGGTGGAGAACTGCAGCAGCTCCAATGGGCTCAGCCTGGAGAAGCTAG GTGACATGGCGAAAGACAGTCAAGTGGACCTTCACCCAAACGGGCATATTAGTAATCGCTCTTTAGATATGGACGTTGACATAGACCACAGTGCCCAGCTCAACATGCGAGGAGTATTTCTGCATGTTCTTGGAGATGCCTTGGGATCTGTTATTGTTGTGGTAAACGCCTTAATATTTTACGCTTACTGgagtccctgccccaaggatGAGCTTTGTGTTAACCCATGTATTCATGACCATTGCTCAGAAAACATTACTCGGATTTCTAGCAGAATGAATATGAATGCAACTGATATAGAGACAGTTTATGAAGCCGGGCCCTGCTGGGTTCTATATTTGGATCCCTCACTGTGTTTGATAATGGTTTGCATTCTGCTTTATACAACATACCCACTGCTTAAAGAATCAGCTCTTATCCTTTTGCAAACTGTTCCCAAGCAAATTGATATTCGCTCTTTAAATGAGAAGCTTCGTAAACTTGATGGAGTTGAAGCTGTTCATGAATTGCACGTTTGGCAACTGGCTGGAAGCAGGATCATCGGCACTGCTCATATCAAATGTCAGGATCCAGAATCGTACATGAAAGTAGCGAAGCAAATTAAGGAGATCTTTCACGATGAAGGGATACATGCAACAACTGTTCAGCCTGAATTTACCATTGTTGGCTCTGAAGAGGGTGTAGGCAAATGTGAATTTCCCTGCAGAACCCAGTGTGCTCTGAAGCAGTGTTGTGGGGCTGTAGAAAAACCTGCTCAGAAGAAGACagaaaaatctcctgctattagtaTTTCTTGCTCTGGTATAGTAATTGACTCTCCACACCACGAAACCCGGAGGACTAAATCTGAGTGTATACCTTCTGTAAAGTTAGAGGCGGAGCCTGATCCTAACAAACAATTTGAATCCTCTTTGTAA